The Changchengzhania lutea genomic sequence AACTTGTTTTGACTTTAGAAAGTTAATGTCAATTAAAACGATCCAACAAAAAAAACATATCACCTATGAATATTCAAAAAGTCACTTTTAAAAATAATAACAATGAACAATTAATGGGCAGACTGGAACTCCCCGTAAATCAATTGCCACACAACTTCGTCATATTCGCACATTGCTTTACCTGCAATAAAAATTTATCTGCTGTCAAAAACATTGGTCGGGCATTGACATCAGAAGGTTTTGGAGTATTGCGTTTTGATTTTACAGGACTGGGTGAAAGCGATGGCGATTTTGCAGATACCAACTTTTCTGGAAATGTTGAAGATTTAATTAGTGCCTCAGATTATCTAACCAAAAATTACGAATCGCCAACATTAATAATCGGCCACTCTTTAGGAGGTGCTGCCGCCCTATTTGCTGCAGCGCAATTAGTTTCTGTTAAAGCTGTCGCAACGATTGGATCGCCTTCTAATCCTAAACATGTGCAACATTTACTAAAGAGCAGCGTCGATGATATTATAGCAAACGGTAAAGCGATTGTAAATTTAAGTGGTAGGGATTTCACCATTAAAAAACAATTTTTAGATGATATCGAATCCAAATCACTGCCTGATACTGTAAAGAAGCTCGATAAAGCACTGCTAGTCATGCATTCGCCGCAGGATACAATAGTAAGCATCATTAATGCCGAAGAAATATATAAGGCTGCCAAACACCCTAAAAGTTTTGTATCGCTAGATGGTGCTGACCATTTACTTATGAATAAGAATGATTCAACATTTGCGGGACGAATCATCTCAAGTTGGGCAAAACGCTATGTAAATATTCCCGAAACAGATACTTTGAAAACCGCGCACCAAGTGATTGCAAGTTTAGATCAGAGTGACGGATTTACAACACAAATGAAAGTGGGCAATCATTATATGACAGCCGATGAACCCATAGCTTTTGGGGGTAATGATTTTGGGCCTACCCCTTACGACTTAATTTCAGCTGGATTATCGGCATGCACAGTAATGACTATACAAATGTATTCAAAACGCAAAAAATGGGATGTCCAAAATGTGGAAGTCCATATCAGTTATGGTAAAGACCATGCTACCGATTGTGAGGAATGCGAAACCGAAACTTCAAAAATTGACACCTTTACCCGTGAAATCAAATTAACAGGGGATTTGGATGATTCTCAAAGAAAAAAATTATTGCTCATCGCCGATAAATGTCCAGTTCATAAAACCTTGCATAGCAAAACTCAAATTATTACAAAACTAGTGGAATGAGATGCATTTAAATACCACTTATAAAACTGCCATAAGGGTCTTTAAACTGAATACCCTCGGTAAACCGGTGCTTGCTTAGCAGTTTATATTCCACCAAGGCCCACAACACGAATTCCTTAACAAAACAACTATCTGCTTTGGTGAGATTTGGTTGATATTCTCCCAACAAATCATCTAATGGTGAAATGGCATCAAGTAAACTTTTATATTCTTTATCACGTAAGTCTTCCAACAATTCAAAACCATCTTTTTGGTTAAAAAACCACGAGACAATATTGTCGTACGGACTTTCTTCATCTTGCTTTTGTAATTTTCCAATCTTTGGGAAAAACTCCGGAAATAAGGATTTAACAGCCTCACCTATTAGATTGTAGGCCACAACAGCAGCACCCTCCTGCTCGCCTTCGTAAACCAACTCCACCTTTCCCGTAATCGACGGGATAATACCTACAAAATCTGATAAGCGAAGTATGGTTGTTTCATCACCAGAAATTAAAGCACGTCGTTCTGCGGTACTTAGTAAATTTTCATATGCCGTAATACTTAATCTAGCACTCACACCACTTTTTGCATCAATAAACTCGCTTTCACGTGCTTCAAAAACAATTTGCTCTAATAAATCTTTAGCTAAATCTGGAACCACAACTATTTGCTTCTGACTTTCCAGTAGCCTTGCCTCTTGTTCGGTAATTAAACGTGCTGTTTCAATATCCTCAGGATAATGGGTTAAGATTTGTGACCCAATTCTATCTTTTAATGGCGTAACGATACTGCCTCTGTTTGTATAATCTTCAGGGTTGGCAGTGAATAAAAACTGGATATCCAGAGGCAACCTCAACTTAAAGCCTCTAATTTGAATATCACCTTCTTGTAAAATATTAAAAAGGGCCACCTGGATTCTTGCCTGTAAGTCCGGTAACTCATTAATAACAAAGATACACCGGTTCGCTCTTGGGATCATGCCGTAATGAATGACGCGATCGTCCGCATAGCTTAGTTTTAAATTGGCTGCTTTTATGGGATCTACATCACCAATAATATCAGCCACGGTCACATCTGGTGTGGCCAATTTTTCAGCAAAACGCTCACTTCGGTGTAGCCATGTTATAGCTGTTTCATCGCCTTGCTCTTTAATCAGCTCAATGGCATATCTGGAAATGGGTTTTAAAGGATCATCATTGATTTCGGAACCTTCAACAACAGGAATATATTCGTCCAATAAATTTAACATTAAGCGGGCCAGTCGTGTTTTTGCTTGCCCACGTAATCCTAATAAATTGATATTATGTCTTGATAAAATCGCGCGCTCCAGTTCTGGGATTAC encodes the following:
- a CDS encoding MoxR family ATPase is translated as MKNIDTLGELKQAGYTSKSIKDELRDNLIEKIKNKETTFEGVHGYQTTVIPELERAILSRHNINLLGLRGQAKTRLARLMLNLLDEYIPVVEGSEINDDPLKPISRYAIELIKEQGDETAITWLHRSERFAEKLATPDVTVADIIGDVDPIKAANLKLSYADDRVIHYGMIPRANRCIFVINELPDLQARIQVALFNILQEGDIQIRGFKLRLPLDIQFLFTANPEDYTNRGSIVTPLKDRIGSQILTHYPEDIETARLITEQEARLLESQKQIVVVPDLAKDLLEQIVFEARESEFIDAKSGVSARLSITAYENLLSTAERRALISGDETTILRLSDFVGIIPSITGKVELVYEGEQEGAAVVAYNLIGEAVKSLFPEFFPKIGKLQKQDEESPYDNIVSWFFNQKDGFELLEDLRDKEYKSLLDAISPLDDLLGEYQPNLTKADSCFVKEFVLWALVEYKLLSKHRFTEGIQFKDPYGSFISGI
- a CDS encoding bifunctional alpha/beta hydrolase/OsmC family protein — translated: MNIQKVTFKNNNNEQLMGRLELPVNQLPHNFVIFAHCFTCNKNLSAVKNIGRALTSEGFGVLRFDFTGLGESDGDFADTNFSGNVEDLISASDYLTKNYESPTLIIGHSLGGAAALFAAAQLVSVKAVATIGSPSNPKHVQHLLKSSVDDIIANGKAIVNLSGRDFTIKKQFLDDIESKSLPDTVKKLDKALLVMHSPQDTIVSIINAEEIYKAAKHPKSFVSLDGADHLLMNKNDSTFAGRIISSWAKRYVNIPETDTLKTAHQVIASLDQSDGFTTQMKVGNHYMTADEPIAFGGNDFGPTPYDLISAGLSACTVMTIQMYSKRKKWDVQNVEVHISYGKDHATDCEECETETSKIDTFTREIKLTGDLDDSQRKKLLLIADKCPVHKTLHSKTQIITKLVE